In Labrus bergylta chromosome 1, fLabBer1.1, whole genome shotgun sequence, one genomic interval encodes:
- the LOC110000659 gene encoding uncharacterized protein — protein MAAANYHRSEDQFLCSICLDLFNDPVSTSCGHNFCKNCITEHWNMSDQYLCPICKTIFNTRPELQVNTFISEMVGQFRDKAQQEASSSSSELQESKPGEVLCDVCTGPKLKALKSCLDCLVSYCETHLEPHLTAPRLKRHQLIDPVENLEDRMCTKHDKPLELFCKTDQTCVCTLCPVLDHQTHKFVPLKEEYEEKKAKLEETEAEIQQMIQKRQLKIQEIKHSVDLSKDDADREMAEGVQVFTALKESVERGQAELIDTIDKKLKTTEKQAEAFIKELEQEICELMKRSTEVQQLSRSEDHLHLIQRVQSVNSAPPTKDWTEVNVCQPLYEGTLRKAVAQLEETLSEEMKKLVQAELKSYIQQYAVDVTLDPDTAHPNLVLSEDGKQVHDGDVRKNLPDNPERFSSCACVLGKQSFSSGRFYYEVQVKGKTKWDLGVAREFSKRKGYMAAANYHRSEDQFLCSICLDVFNDPVSTSCGHNFCKNCITEHWNTNDQYLCPMCKTVFNTRPELHVNTLLSEMVGQFRDKAQQEASSSSSELQESKPGEVLCDVCTGPKLKALKSCLDCLVSYCETHLEPHLTASRLKRHQLIDPVENLEDRMCTKHDKPLELFCKTDQTCVCMLCSVLDHQTHKFVPLKEEYEEKKAKLEETEAEIQQMIQKRQLKIQEIKHSVDLSKDDADREMAEGVQVFTALKESVERGQAEFINTIDKKLKTTEKQAEAFIKELEQEICELMKRRTDVQQLSRSEDHLHLIQRVQSVNSAPPTKDWTEVNVRQPLDERTLKKAVAQLEETLREEKKKLVQTELKRVQQYAVDVTLDPDTAQPDLILSEDGKHVHHGDVRKNLPDNPRRYSSAPCVLGKQNFSAGRFYYEVQVKGKTEWDLGVAREWSKRKGKITLNPQKGFWTIGLRNGNKYEALDDSSVRLSLKSGPEKVGVFVDYEEGLVSFYDVDSAALIYSFTDCSFRMKLFPYFGPNPNEGGKNSAPLIICPVRVK, from the exons ATGGCTGCTGCAAACTATCATCGATCTGAGGATCAGTTTCTctgctccatctgtctggattTGTTCAATGATCCTGTTAGCACATCATGTGGACACAACTTCTGCAAAAACTGCATCACTGAACACTGGAACATGAGCGACCAGTACCTGTGTCCAATATGTAAGACGATTTTCAACACAAGACCTGAGCTGCAGGTCAACACTTTCATCTCTGAGATGGTTGGTCAGTTTAGAGACAAAGCTCAGCAGGAAGccagcagcagtagctcagaGCTACAAGAGTCCAAACCAGGAGAAGTtctctgtgatgtctgcacTGGACCCAAACTGAAGGCCCTGAAGTCCTGCTTAGACTGTCTGGTCTCCTACTGTGAGACTCACCTGGAGCCTCATCTGACAGCTCCACGTCTGAAAAGACACCAGCTGATCGACCCTGTGGAGAACCTGGAGGACAGGATGTGTACGAAGCACGATAAACCTCTGGAGCTGTTCTGTAAGACCGATCAGACCTGTGTCTGCACGCTCTGCCCTGTTTTAGACCACCAGACACACAAGTTTGTTCCTCTGaaagaagaatatgaagaaaagaaggcaaagctggaggagacagaggctgaaattcagCAGATGATCCAGAAAAGACAACTGAAGATTCAAGAGATCAAACACTCAGTGGACCTCAGTAAGGacgatgcagacagagagatggcAGAAGGTGTTCAAGTCTTCACCGCTCTGAAGGAGTCTGTTGAGAGAGGCCAGGCCGAGCTCATCGACACGATCGACaagaagctgaaaacaacagagaaacaggCCGAAGCTTtcatcaaagagctggagcaggaaatctgtgagctgatgaagaggagcacTGAGGTGCAGCAGCTCTCACGCTCTGAAGACCACCTCCATCTAATCCAGAGAGTCCAGTCTGTTAACTCTGCTCCACCCACCAAAGACTGGACAGAGgttaatgtctgtcaaccactTTATGAGGGGACTTTAAGGaaagctgtggctcagctggaggagactctcagtgaagagatgaagaagtTGGTTCAAGCTGAGCTGAAGAGTTACATCCAGCAGTATGCTGTGGATGTAACTCTTGATCCTGATACAGCACATCCCAATCTCGTCCTGTCTGAAGATGGGAAACAAGTTCATGATGGTGATGTGAGGAAGAATCTTCCAGACAACCCAGAGAGATTCTCTTCTTGTGCTTGTGTTTTAGGAAAGCAGAGTTTCTCTTCAGGCAGATTTTACTACGAGGTTCAGGTTAAAGGAAAGACTAAGTGGGATTTAGGAGTGGCTAGAGAGTTCAGTAAAAGAAAGGGAT ATATGGCTGCTGCAAACTATCATCGGTCTGAGGATCAGTTTCTctgctccatctgtctggatgtgTTCAATGATCCTGTTAGCACATCATGTGGACACAACTTCTGCAAAAACTGCATCACTGAACACTGGAACACCAACGACCAGTACCTGTGTCCAATGTGTAAGACGGTTTTCAACACAAGACCTGAGCTGCACGTCAACACTTTGCTCTCTGAGATGGTTGgtcagttcagagacaaagcTCAGCAggaagccagcagcagcagctcagagctACAAGAGTCCAAACCAGGAGAAGTTCTCTGTGACGTCTGCACTGGACCCAAACTGAAGGCCCTGAAGTCCTGCTTAGACTGTCTGGTCTCCTACTGTGAGACTCACCTGGAGCCTCATCTGACAGCTTCACGTCTGAAAAGACACCAGCTGATCGACCCTGTGGAGAACCTGGAGGACAGGATGTGTACGAAGCATGATAAACCTCTGGAGCTGTTCTGTAAGACCGATCAGACCTGTGTCTGcatgctctgctctgttttagaCCACCAGACACACAAGTTTGTTCCTTTGaaagaagaatatgaagaaaagaaggcaaagctggaggagacagaggctgaaattcagCAGATGATCCAGAAAAGACAACTGAAGATTCAAGAGATCAAACACTCAGTGGACCTCAGTAAGGacgatgcagacagagagatggcAGAAGGTGTTCAAGTCTTCACCGCTCTGAAGGAGTCTGTTGAGAGGGGCCAGGCCGAGTTCATCAACACGATCGACaagaagctgaaaacaacagagaaacaggCCGAAGCTTtcatcaaagagctggagcaggaaatctgtgagctgatgaagaggagaactGATGTGCAGCAGCTCTCACGCTCTGAAGACCACCTCCATTTAATCCAGAGAGTCCAGTCTGTTAACTCTGCTCCACCCACCAAAGACTGGACAGAGGTTAATGTCCGTCAACCGCTTGACGAGAGGACACTGAAGaaagctgtggctcagctggaggagactctaagggaagagaagaagaagttggttcaaactgagctgaagagagtccagcaGTATGCTGTGGATGTAACTCTTGATCCTGATACGGCACAACCTGAtctcatcctgtctgaagatgGGAAACACGTTCATCATGGTGATGTGAGGAAGAATCTACCAGACAACCCACGGAGATATTCTTCTGCTCCTTGTGTTTTAGGAAAGCAGAATTTCTCTGCAGGCAGATTTTACTACGAGGTTCAGGTTAAAGGAAAGACTGAGTGGGATTTAGGAGTGGCCAGAGAGTGGAGTAAAAGGAAGGGAAAAATCACACTGAATCCTCAAAAAGGTTTCTGGACTATAGGTTTGAGAAATGGAAATAAGTACGAAGCTCTTGATGACTCTTCAGTTCGTCTCTCTCTGAAGTCTGGTCCTGAGAAGGTGGGGGTGTTTGTGGATTATGAGGAGGGTTTGGTTTCCTTTTATGACGtggactctgcagctctgatctactcctttacagactgctcctttagGATGAAACTCTTCCCTTACTTTGGTCCTAATCCTAATGAAGGAGGTAAAAACTCTGCCCCTCTGATCATCTGTCCTGTCAGAGTTAAATAA